The Bombus pascuorum chromosome 13, iyBomPasc1.1, whole genome shotgun sequence nucleotide sequence ACGATTCTCTGGCACTCGCAGTTATACGATTCGAACGAGAATAGCGAATCGATTCCTCTCTCGTTTCATATTTCTCGTGCATACGCTCGTCGCTTCTCATCTCTTTCGCTCGAATCCATCATCATCCGGCAATCAAACCGACGATTTGTAGGATTCGAGATAGCCGTGGTTCGTTCCATGTTTCGGTAGCAACTAGCTGCCCCGTGTCTTCAATAGTAGGAATTATCTTGCCGGTAGTCGGGGTACCGGAAAGCCTGATGTGCCCCTGCGGTTCCATCAGACTTCAACAGAAAGAAACTGGTAGGCTTGCCATTAAACGTGTACGGGCCCTTGTCCAGGTTGTTGACCAAATCGTCCGCTGGTTTCTTGGTCGGTTTTAAATTGCCCTGCCATTGATAAATCGATGTTGGTTTCCCATTGCTCACAAAGTCCGCCGAAACGCTGTCCAGATTGGTGATTGGGCTGTCCGTTGGTTTCTTGTTCGTCTTCTTTTGCCATTGGTAGACCGACGTCGGTTTCCCGTTGCTCACAAAATCGATGGGCAGCTTGATGAACGGGTTAACGGGTTGCTGGTAGTTTGGTTTCGGCCTTCCGGGTCTCGTGTACGGGACATGCGGCCGAAGGCTGGCTGTGGAATAAGTGGGCGGTTGCGAGATATAGCCTAAACCTGGCACGAACATGTACGGCGTGGGCGGTAGCCTGATGTAAAAGATGTTGCTTTCCTCGTATCTATTCGGATCCGACATGGTTCGTTCTTCGGTATCGAAGTTGTTGCTGGGATAATCGATGTCATAGGGGACGTTAGAGAATGGAAGCTGTGAAACGAGAGGATAATTGACGAAGATGGCTTTATGCTTTCGATTCTTCTTAGTTGCTTTGACTTCGTTGGATTGCTTTGAGAAACGGCCAACCTCAAGCTTGCCTTGATTATTATCTTGAATCGAGGCTAGCAATGAGGATTTCGACTCTTTCGTTCCACTGTCGGTCTTCTCTGATTGCTTTTTTGTCGACTGATTCGTCGCGTCCTTGCCGGTGACAATCCCGGGTTCCGTGGAAACTGGAACCGCGTCCTTGTTCCGAGGGAACAATCGAGCGTCATTCAGGGTGTCTTGGAGCGGCACCGCCGCCGCCGATGCCACCGCGCAAACCAATAAAATCGCCGAGATCTTCATGATGACTGGAAAAAACCAAACGATTTCATTGTTTTTACCTTGAACAACTAGCGCGatttgttgaaaaaatatGCTTACAAAGCAAATTTAATAAGAGGTATTCATgggaaatgtttaaaaaatcatcATCGCATGTTATGAAAGAGTCCACGCTCAAAGTATATGTTAAAACAACattgaaaaatgatattcacgcaaaatatctgaaaaatcattttcgCATCTGTTATTGGAAAATCTACGCTCGAAATATACGTCAGAGAACGTCTGTTCGATTCTCATTGCcaaacgatcgttcgatgcAGCTATTGGAAGAAGAGGCATTGGAACTACATCGACCATTCACCAAGCATCGAGCAAAGGCACGTATAATCCGGCTTATGAGTACTTACGAGTTGCCTTATTCCCGAGCAGAGAATCTGATTAAGTTATTATCCCTGAATACTTTTTCGCTCTTAAAATATCGCGCTAAGCCTTTCATACGGGCAACCTTCCCAACAGTAGATACAGCCATCACAAACTCGCATCCTAAGAGCACGCGTTACCTCCGAATTAAACCGACTAATCGTTTATTTGGCGGGTTAACGCGACAAGCGGATGACATTAAGCATGCAAAACGCGATCCCGCTGAAAGATAGGGTGGATGCGAGCGAATCATCGGCGAACGAGCCGAAACAAATCGTCGGCTCGTCCGGTTGAAAGTGCCCGAGGACAACTCGTTTTCTCGGGAACGGTGTGCCGCAGTATGGAAGCTCTTCCTCCTTCGTTGCGCGGCACCGGCTGTTCCCCGTAATCGACATCGAATAAATCACGTAGCCCCGTGGCGGCAGTAGGGAAGCGCATATAAGCGAAAACGTAGAAAAAAACGAGACACTGGATGCGCACGCGGGGAAAGAAAACACCGCCGCGACGGGGACAAATTCCGCGCGCGTGCATTCCCCGCGTCAGGCTTTCTTCTCGCGGCGCAACCGTAGCGCGAACCGAAGGGAGAAGAACAAGAGCATCAGGAATGATAATTGAAAGCGGGTTATAAAATCGTCGAGTCACGCATTCCTGACCAGAGAGAACTCCTCCTCGAAGACCTTGCAGAAGGTCGGACGcacggagagagagagagagacagacagacaaaCAGAGATGGAGATGGACCGAAACAATCCATTCAGTACGGATTTCGTAATAGGGTTTCTCGTACGCGTCGAATGTTATTTAGCAGATAGATTTGGCTATTTGATTTTGCTAATTCTTAATTGCTAGAGATTTGTTACCGCGATGATTTTGATTTAGCATCATGCGACTTGCTGATTGAATCGCCTCTAATTGCGAGAGTAACCGCGTAGTAGCTTCTGCCAAGTGTAGGGTCCGCTATTTCTTACCGCGATGACTCGCGAAATATCGCATGTACCGgttgtttattatttcgcCACGTTGAATCAGTCggtatcttctttctttttttcttttctttcttttttctgtttattaAACTATACAGGTTTTGTACGAGAGCGTGTAATCGAAGTGGCAGGGGTTGGTTAATAGTCTTGAATTAGAACGTTTTATCCTCGGTTCTGCTCTCGCGTTTCCATCTTAAACGGGTGTCGAGTCGATTGATTCTCATCTTTCACGCCGCGCCAGATGGATATTAAAATCGAGCAATTAAAGTCAAGCTCGTCGGCCCTCGTGCAACGCGGATTTATGAGCGTATGGATGGTAGAGCGGCAGTGCGATGTAATTTTCTCGGGAGATATTCAGATTCCAACGAGTATAATTAACGGTGTGACTGATCGATTTAAAGGATAATGGCGGCCCGTCAGCATTTACGATTAAGTACCGGTTGATTGTTACGCGATACCTCGTTATTACCAGCGTCGGGTTCCTTTTTCTCGAACCGCTGTTAGTAAGGTAAACCAACTACCTTTTCCCTGGCGGATGATGCAGTCAGCCTACAGAGACCTGTGTTATCCGCCAGTGGTCTTGTTTTATACCTGTCTTCGCTCTGTACACGGTGGCAACACGCTCCATCTAACTTCGCTCATCCCGCCCAGGttttgcataaaatttcaattcatcATTTCCGCAGGAACACCCCGTCCGatagaatttttcctttttacataTGCTCTTTTATACGGAAAGT carries:
- the LOC132913695 gene encoding uncharacterized protein LOC132913695: MKISAILLVCAVASAAAVPLQDTLNDARLFPRNKDAVPVSTEPGIVTGKDATNQSTKKQSEKTDSGTKESKSSLLASIQDNNQGKLEVGRFSKQSNEVKATKKNRKHKAIFVNYPLVSQLPFSNVPYDIDYPSNNFDTEERTMSDPNRYEESNIFYIRLPPTPYMFVPGLGYISQPPTYSTASLRPHVPYTRPGRPKPNYQQPVNPFIKLPIDFVSNGKPTSVYQWQKKTNKKPTDSPITNLDSVSADFVSNGKPTSIYQWQGNLKPTKKPADDLVNNLDKGPYTFNGKPTSFFLLKSDGTAGAHQAFRYPDYRQDNSYY